In Arthrobacter sp. StoSoilB5, one genomic interval encodes:
- a CDS encoding malate:quinone oxidoreductase, with amino-acid sequence MTFISKTQHADVVLIGGGIMSATLGAFIKQLEPTWTISLFERLDEAGLESSGPWNNAGTGHAALCELNYSPAAKDGSVDPSKAIHINEQFQLSRQFWSHLVDSNVIGSPKGFINTVPHMSFVIGDDHANFLKTRYEALKPNTLFRSMEYTEDQDKIAKWAPLIVKGRDRKQRVAATRAAEGTDVDFGALTRELTGYLQATGAEVNFGHDVTNIHRAAGGGWDLSLKHPKSGEHGRIHAKFVFVGAGGGALHLLQASGIPESKGYGGFPVSGQFFRCTDQSITSQHSAKVYGQASVGAPPMSVPHLDTRFVEGKRSLLFGPYAGFSTNFLKTSSYLDLPLSIRPGNIIPMLAVAKDNMDLTAYLIKEVAKRHEAKVESLREYYPEAVGGDWELITAGQRVQIIKKHPQKGGILQFGTEVIASRDGSIGALLGASPGASTAVPIMIELLQKTFPKNFKGWQSKLKDMMPGYGVKLNENPELAAELEASTARSLQLEVANALQS; translated from the coding sequence GTGACCTTCATTTCCAAGACTCAACATGCCGACGTCGTCCTTATTGGCGGCGGAATCATGAGTGCCACCCTTGGTGCGTTCATCAAGCAACTCGAACCCACCTGGACCATCTCCCTCTTTGAACGACTCGACGAAGCGGGACTCGAAAGCTCCGGACCATGGAACAACGCCGGCACCGGACATGCTGCGCTGTGTGAGCTTAACTACTCCCCCGCAGCCAAGGACGGATCCGTGGATCCTTCCAAGGCCATCCACATCAACGAACAGTTCCAACTGTCCCGCCAGTTCTGGTCCCATTTGGTGGACAGCAATGTTATTGGCTCTCCCAAGGGCTTCATCAACACTGTTCCGCACATGAGCTTTGTCATTGGCGATGATCACGCGAACTTCCTGAAGACACGGTACGAGGCCCTCAAGCCCAACACGCTGTTCCGCAGCATGGAATACACCGAGGACCAGGACAAGATCGCCAAGTGGGCTCCGCTCATCGTCAAGGGCCGGGACCGCAAGCAGCGCGTTGCAGCCACCCGCGCGGCGGAAGGCACCGACGTCGATTTCGGCGCACTAACCCGTGAGCTGACCGGCTACCTGCAGGCCACCGGCGCCGAGGTCAACTTTGGCCACGACGTCACCAACATCCACCGTGCGGCAGGCGGCGGATGGGACCTTTCCCTTAAGCACCCCAAATCTGGTGAGCATGGCCGCATCCACGCCAAGTTCGTCTTTGTGGGTGCCGGTGGTGGCGCACTCCACCTGCTTCAAGCCTCGGGAATCCCGGAAAGCAAAGGCTATGGCGGCTTCCCCGTCTCCGGCCAGTTCTTCCGCTGCACAGACCAGTCCATCACCTCCCAGCACAGCGCCAAGGTCTACGGCCAGGCATCTGTTGGCGCCCCGCCCATGTCCGTACCCCACCTGGACACGCGGTTCGTTGAGGGCAAACGCTCCCTCCTCTTTGGACCGTATGCCGGTTTCTCCACGAACTTCCTGAAGACCTCCAGCTACCTGGACCTCCCGCTGTCCATCCGCCCGGGGAACATCATTCCCATGCTGGCAGTGGCCAAGGACAATATGGACCTCACGGCGTACCTCATCAAGGAGGTGGCCAAGCGCCACGAAGCGAAGGTGGAATCCCTGCGCGAGTACTACCCCGAGGCTGTGGGCGGTGACTGGGAGCTGATCACTGCAGGCCAACGTGTCCAGATCATCAAGAAGCACCCGCAAAAGGGTGGCATCCTGCAGTTCGGCACCGAGGTCATTGCGTCCCGCGATGGTTCCATCGGCGCGCTGCTGGGAGCGTCCCCGGGAGCTTCCACCGCGGTCCCGATCATGATTGAACTGCTGCAGAAGACGTTCCCCAAGAACTTCAAGGGCTGGCAGTCCAAGCTCAAGGACATGATGCCGGGCTATGGCGTGAAGCTTAACGAGAACCCTGAACTTGCCGCGGAGCTTGAGGCAAGCACTGCACGGTCGCTGCAGCTGGAAGTGGCCAACGCCCTCCAGAGCTAG
- a CDS encoding efflux RND transporter permease subunit, producing the protein MFRLATLSLGNRALIALITVFAAVFGVITMGSLKQELIPSIEFPQITVITSMPGASPEVVDKQLSRPLETALNSVEGLESTTSTSRNGVSQITMVFTYGSNLDRARNQIDRAISNAKRVLPADVEPQSIAGNISDFPIVFLAVSSDKPLSELNADLQRLSIPRLQKIDGVRGADLTGGAKQHILIQPRPADLAAKGASVQSISSTLKNNGTLVPVGTIEDQGKSLSLQLGSPVDSLDVIKGLPLSGAKDSATIGTVADVSIEDDAATSITRTNGKPSLAISVTKKPEGDTVAISHAVRAAIAPMEAELGNNTVFTPAFDQAPFIEKSITDLTTEGLLGLGFAVAVILVFLMSVRSTLVTAVSIPLSLLITFIGISATGYSLNILTLGALTIAIGRVVDDSIVVIENIKRHLSYGEHKLTAIITSIREVAGAITASTLTTVAVFLPIAFVGDLAGELFRPFALTVTIALLSSLLVSLTIVPVLAYWFLSSPRNGAEATNKDTAEKAREAEKRSLLQRGYLPILAKTQKHPVMTLSAAALVLAATAAVSPLLATDLLGRSGENSMTVRQVLPAGTSLQAASDEAKKIEEILRGVNGIKDFQVTSGNAQTGFAALTSTGSSNSTFTIVTDEKVDQKKLQDDVRSKLTGAAGKITVGSQQGGFGTSSTVDVTIKAANSADLQSASDAMVNAMQGVPGSTEVSTNLAANQPVVQVRVDRSKAVAAGLTEEQVGGFLASTVSPVPAGTVRIETNDYPVQIGKGTRFTSIAAVRALPLPTARGPVTLESIATVEQVDTPVSITSSNGQRTAKVTVTPSGSNLGSVSTEVQKRLASVELPAGVTATIGGATTQQAESFRQLGLALLAAIAIVYVIMVAAFKSLVQPLILLVSVPFAATGAVGLLLATGVPLGLPSLIGMLMLVGIVVTNAIVLIDLINQYRKPHNGAAGMSVADAITHGARQRLRPILMTALATVFALTPMALGLTGGGGFISQPLAIVVIGGLVSSTALTLILVPVLYKLVEGRREKNQLLKQLRQRPDVTPGKGNGATGTDDFVDWTTGMVPRVTGRRAANNPAE; encoded by the coding sequence ATGTTCCGCCTGGCCACGCTGTCCCTGGGAAACCGTGCCCTGATCGCGCTGATCACCGTCTTTGCGGCGGTGTTCGGCGTGATCACCATGGGCTCGCTCAAACAGGAACTCATTCCGTCGATCGAGTTTCCGCAGATCACAGTTATCACGTCCATGCCGGGCGCTTCTCCCGAAGTAGTGGACAAACAGCTCAGCAGGCCACTTGAGACGGCCCTGAACAGCGTTGAGGGACTCGAGTCCACTACCTCAACGTCCCGCAATGGTGTTTCGCAGATCACCATGGTGTTCACGTACGGCTCCAACCTTGACCGTGCACGCAACCAGATCGACCGCGCGATTTCCAACGCCAAACGCGTGCTTCCGGCGGACGTGGAGCCTCAGTCCATTGCGGGCAACATTAGCGACTTTCCCATCGTGTTCCTCGCCGTTTCCTCGGATAAACCGCTGAGCGAACTTAATGCCGACCTCCAGCGCTTGAGCATCCCCCGGCTGCAGAAGATTGACGGTGTCCGCGGCGCCGACCTGACTGGCGGCGCCAAGCAACACATCCTGATCCAGCCCCGCCCCGCCGATCTTGCGGCCAAAGGCGCATCCGTCCAGTCCATCAGCAGCACGCTGAAGAACAACGGAACGCTGGTTCCCGTGGGAACCATTGAGGACCAGGGCAAATCCCTGTCGCTTCAGCTCGGCAGCCCGGTTGATTCCCTCGACGTCATCAAAGGCTTACCGCTATCGGGCGCAAAGGATTCGGCAACCATCGGAACTGTGGCCGATGTCAGCATCGAGGACGATGCCGCCACCTCCATCACGCGCACGAATGGCAAGCCATCGCTGGCAATATCCGTCACCAAGAAGCCCGAAGGCGACACCGTGGCGATCTCGCATGCGGTCCGCGCTGCCATAGCACCGATGGAAGCCGAGCTGGGCAACAACACTGTCTTCACTCCTGCCTTCGATCAAGCTCCTTTCATTGAAAAGTCCATCACGGACCTCACTACCGAAGGCCTCCTCGGACTGGGATTCGCAGTCGCCGTCATCTTGGTCTTCCTCATGTCCGTCCGCTCCACGCTGGTTACCGCCGTATCCATCCCGCTATCCCTGCTGATCACCTTCATCGGCATTTCGGCCACGGGCTACTCCTTGAACATCCTCACGCTGGGCGCACTCACCATTGCAATCGGCCGTGTTGTTGACGACTCGATTGTGGTTATCGAGAACATCAAGCGCCACTTGAGCTACGGCGAGCACAAGCTGACCGCCATCATCACGTCAATCCGCGAGGTGGCCGGCGCCATTACGGCGTCCACCCTCACCACGGTGGCGGTCTTCCTGCCCATAGCGTTCGTGGGCGACCTGGCCGGCGAGTTGTTCCGACCCTTCGCCCTGACGGTAACCATCGCCCTGTTGTCTTCCCTCCTGGTTTCCCTCACGATCGTTCCCGTCCTGGCCTACTGGTTCCTGTCTTCCCCCCGCAACGGTGCGGAGGCAACAAACAAGGACACTGCCGAGAAGGCTCGCGAAGCGGAAAAGCGGAGCCTGCTCCAGCGCGGCTATTTGCCAATTCTCGCGAAGACGCAGAAGCACCCCGTGATGACCCTGTCTGCAGCAGCCTTGGTGCTAGCAGCAACAGCCGCTGTCTCGCCCCTGCTTGCCACGGACCTTCTGGGACGCTCGGGCGAGAACAGCATGACCGTGCGCCAGGTCCTACCAGCCGGAACAAGTCTGCAGGCCGCCAGCGATGAGGCTAAGAAGATCGAGGAAATCCTCCGCGGCGTGAATGGCATCAAGGACTTCCAAGTAACCTCCGGCAATGCCCAGACTGGTTTCGCCGCGCTGACTTCCACGGGTTCCTCCAACTCGACCTTCACGATTGTCACGGACGAAAAAGTAGACCAGAAGAAGCTCCAGGACGACGTCCGGTCCAAACTTACGGGAGCTGCAGGAAAAATAACCGTGGGCTCCCAGCAGGGCGGTTTTGGCACCTCCTCCACTGTGGACGTCACCATCAAGGCCGCAAATTCCGCTGATCTCCAGTCCGCCAGTGATGCCATGGTCAATGCCATGCAGGGCGTACCAGGCAGTACCGAGGTGTCCACCAACCTCGCCGCAAACCAGCCTGTCGTCCAAGTGCGCGTGGATCGTTCAAAGGCAGTGGCGGCTGGACTGACAGAGGAACAAGTGGGCGGCTTCCTGGCGTCCACCGTGAGCCCGGTCCCGGCAGGTACGGTACGCATCGAGACCAACGACTACCCGGTCCAGATTGGAAAGGGAACGCGCTTTACCAGCATCGCGGCGGTACGTGCACTGCCACTTCCGACGGCGCGTGGTCCAGTAACGCTTGAAAGTATCGCCACCGTCGAACAAGTGGACACGCCCGTGTCCATCACGAGCAGCAACGGCCAGCGGACCGCAAAGGTGACCGTCACGCCGTCGGGGTCCAACCTGGGCAGCGTCAGCACCGAGGTGCAGAAGCGGTTGGCGTCCGTCGAATTGCCTGCCGGCGTCACTGCCACGATCGGTGGTGCCACCACGCAGCAGGCAGAATCGTTCCGACAACTTGGCCTGGCTCTCCTGGCCGCGATCGCGATCGTCTACGTGATTATGGTTGCCGCCTTCAAATCGCTGGTGCAGCCCCTGATCCTGCTGGTTTCTGTTCCGTTCGCCGCCACTGGAGCCGTGGGCTTGCTGCTGGCCACCGGTGTCCCTCTAGGGTTGCCGTCGCTCATTGGCATGCTGATGCTGGTTGGCATTGTGGTCACCAATGCAATTGTGCTCATCGACCTCATCAATCAATACCGTAAGCCGCACAACGGCGCGGCGGGCATGAGCGTGGCCGATGCCATCACCCACGGCGCCCGCCAGCGCCTGCGCCCCATCCTGATGACGGCGTTGGCCACGGTGTTCGCGCTGACTCCGATGGCCCTGGGGCTCACTGGTGGTGGTGGTTTCATTTCGCAGCCGCTGGCAATCGTGGTGATCGGTGGCCTGGTCTCCTCGACGGCGCTAACACTCATCCTTGTCCCCGTCCTTTACAAGCTGGTGGAGGGACGCCGGGAGAAGAATCAACTCCTGAAGCAGTTGCGGCAGCGCCCCGACGTAACGCCAGGTAAAGGAAATGGCGCGACCGGGACAGATGACTTTGTCGATTGGACCACTGGAATGGTGCCCCGCGTGACGGGACGCCGGGCGGCGAACAACCCCGCGGAGTAG
- a CDS encoding LLM class flavin-dependent oxidoreductase: MQIGVFSVSDITTDPTTGRTPTENERIKASVAIAKKVEEIGMDVYALGEHHNRPFFSSSPTTTLAYIAAQTERITLSTATTLITTNDPVKIAEDFAMLQHLSDGRVDLVLGRGNTAPVYPWFGKNIQDGIELAIENYSLLRKLWDEDTVNWSGKFRTPLQNFTSTPRPLDGVAPFVWHGSIRTPQIAEVAAYYGDGFFANNIFWPKEHYQQLIGLYRERYEHYGHGTADQAIVGLGGQFFMRKNSQDAVKEFRPYFDNAPVYGHGPSLEDFTSQTPLTVGSPQEVIEKTLTFREFFGDYQRQLFLIDHAGLPLKTVLEQLDLFGEEVLPVLRKEYAALKPAHVPDAPTHASRVAAAMEASVNESAPAGAPGQEA; encoded by the coding sequence ATGCAGATCGGCGTATTCAGCGTCAGCGACATCACCACTGACCCCACCACAGGCCGTACCCCCACGGAAAACGAACGCATCAAGGCTTCCGTGGCCATCGCCAAGAAAGTCGAAGAGATCGGCATGGATGTCTATGCCTTGGGCGAGCACCACAACCGCCCCTTCTTCTCTTCCTCCCCCACCACCACCCTCGCCTACATCGCGGCCCAAACCGAACGCATCACACTTTCGACGGCCACCACGCTGATCACAACGAACGATCCCGTGAAGATCGCCGAGGACTTCGCGATGCTCCAACACCTCTCCGATGGCAGGGTTGACTTGGTGCTTGGTCGCGGCAACACGGCTCCCGTGTACCCCTGGTTCGGAAAGAACATCCAGGACGGCATCGAGCTCGCGATCGAAAACTACAGCCTGCTCCGTAAGCTGTGGGATGAGGATACGGTCAATTGGTCCGGCAAGTTCCGCACACCCCTGCAGAACTTCACGTCTACACCGCGCCCTCTGGACGGCGTTGCCCCCTTCGTCTGGCACGGATCCATCCGTACGCCGCAGATCGCTGAAGTAGCTGCCTACTACGGCGACGGTTTCTTCGCCAACAACATCTTCTGGCCCAAGGAGCACTACCAGCAGCTGATCGGCCTTTACCGCGAGCGCTACGAGCACTACGGGCACGGCACGGCAGACCAGGCAATCGTGGGCTTGGGTGGCCAGTTCTTCATGAGGAAGAATTCCCAGGACGCCGTCAAGGAGTTCCGCCCCTACTTCGACAACGCACCGGTGTACGGCCACGGACCTTCGCTGGAGGACTTCACCTCACAAACGCCCCTGACCGTGGGCAGCCCGCAGGAAGTCATCGAGAAGACGCTCACCTTCCGTGAGTTCTTCGGCGACTACCAGCGGCAGTTGTTCCTGATCGATCACGCAGGCCTGCCCCTGAAGACCGTCCTGGAGCAGCTGGACCTCTTCGGTGAGGAAGTCCTCCCCGTGCTGCGCAAGGAATACGCTGCCCTGAAGCCGGCCCACGTGCCGGACGCGCCGACCCACGCTTCCCGCGTTGCCGCGGCCATGGAAGCCAGCGTCAACGAGTCCGCTCCAGCTGGGGCCCCGGGTCAGGAGGCCTGA
- a CDS encoding MarR family winged helix-turn-helix transcriptional regulator, with translation MSSPSASSAVRLAAETWESLFRSQVAVMRKLQSGPAFKSLPLKEYDVLFTLSRCPSGQLRLNEINDKVLLSQSSLSRLVDRLEKRGLVERTTAPDDGRGVLLSLTESGSELQKTIGREHVRDIAQLVGPALTVEEQRELLRLTEKLRASVAGHQAAHG, from the coding sequence ATGTCCAGCCCCTCGGCGTCCTCCGCCGTTCGCCTCGCCGCCGAAACCTGGGAGTCCTTGTTCCGTTCCCAGGTGGCGGTGATGCGGAAGCTTCAGTCAGGTCCTGCGTTCAAGTCCCTGCCTCTCAAAGAGTATGACGTCCTTTTCACGCTCTCCCGTTGCCCTTCGGGCCAGCTGCGCTTGAACGAGATTAATGACAAAGTGCTGCTGAGCCAATCCAGCCTGAGCCGTTTGGTGGACCGCCTGGAGAAGCGCGGTTTGGTGGAGCGGACAACAGCCCCCGACGACGGTCGTGGAGTACTGCTGTCCCTGACCGAATCAGGCAGTGAGCTGCAGAAAACAATCGGTCGGGAACACGTGCGGGACATTGCCCAGCTCGTCGGACCCGCACTTACGGTCGAGGAGCAGCGGGAGCTGTTGCGGCTGACGGAGAAACTGCGGGCTTCGGTGGCAGGACACCAAGCCGCGCACGGGTAG
- a CDS encoding transglutaminase family protein, translated as MERNVAAKLVFKTVANTKVAMAIAVANNPGYASVAETLSITIDGNEVPFAELSDHHGGRFQYMEFTEPSEVTVDYQATVHGFAHRETPTPMELIRYVRPSRYAESDRLLPTSYAEFGSLSGAGLLHAVRNWVNGELRYVSGSSRGTDGAVETLLHRRGVCRDFAHLAIALLRSKDVPARLAAVYAPGLSPMDFHAVAEAYIDDEWHIIDPTGLAPRESMLRITAGRDSSDTAFLSTVGGSLSLKTLKVSASVNGDLPVEDPGRLVSLR; from the coding sequence ATGGAACGCAACGTTGCTGCCAAGCTCGTTTTCAAGACTGTAGCCAACACGAAAGTGGCCATGGCCATCGCCGTGGCCAACAATCCGGGGTATGCATCAGTGGCTGAAACACTCTCCATCACCATTGATGGTAATGAGGTTCCCTTCGCTGAGCTCAGCGACCATCACGGGGGGCGTTTCCAGTACATGGAGTTCACGGAGCCGAGCGAGGTAACGGTTGACTACCAAGCGACCGTCCATGGCTTCGCCCACCGCGAGACGCCCACTCCGATGGAACTCATCCGGTATGTGCGGCCAAGCCGGTATGCCGAATCCGACAGGTTGCTCCCCACCTCTTATGCCGAGTTCGGCAGCCTCAGTGGGGCGGGACTGCTGCACGCCGTCCGCAACTGGGTCAATGGAGAGCTGCGTTACGTCAGTGGATCCTCGCGGGGCACTGACGGTGCCGTGGAGACGCTCCTGCACCGTCGTGGTGTTTGCAGGGACTTCGCCCATTTGGCCATTGCCCTCTTAAGGTCCAAGGATGTCCCCGCGCGTCTCGCGGCTGTGTACGCACCCGGTCTAAGTCCCATGGACTTCCACGCCGTGGCGGAGGCCTACATCGATGATGAATGGCACATCATCGATCCCACCGGGCTGGCCCCCCGCGAGTCCATGCTACGCATTACCGCTGGTCGCGATTCTTCGGACACAGCCTTCCTGTCCACAGTGGGTGGCAGCCTGTCACTTAAGACGCTCAAGGTCAGTGCGTCGGTCAACGGTGACCTCCCGGTGGAGGATCCCGGGCGGCTCGTCAGCCTACGCTGA
- a CDS encoding DUF1684 domain-containing protein: MAPDQHDAFEDNMPTMSAVDIADWRLRTFALYDQVRQLAATDPFDAHNYWRQERDRMFATHPASALTAEMKASFSGLRTADYDPAFRMYVPLSPEGTGQEMNVQTGTDGVVPFVRIGTFELPGLGSLAVWRLRSYGGGIFVPLRDATAGKEGGSYGAGRYLLDTVKGAYHGVRRIDERQEFILDLNFAYNPSCAYNEAWACPLAGPANRLSAEVPVGELYLGAG, translated from the coding sequence ATGGCTCCCGATCAGCACGACGCATTCGAGGACAACATGCCCACCATGTCCGCTGTTGATATTGCGGATTGGCGGTTGCGGACCTTCGCCCTCTATGACCAGGTGCGGCAGCTCGCGGCTACGGATCCGTTCGATGCACACAACTATTGGCGCCAGGAGCGGGACCGGATGTTTGCTACCCATCCGGCGTCGGCACTGACAGCAGAAATGAAAGCATCATTCTCCGGGTTACGCACGGCCGACTATGACCCCGCATTCCGGATGTACGTTCCGTTGTCGCCCGAGGGCACGGGACAGGAAATGAATGTCCAAACAGGGACCGACGGCGTAGTTCCGTTCGTGAGGATCGGAACCTTTGAGTTGCCGGGACTGGGATCACTGGCCGTCTGGCGGCTGCGAAGCTACGGCGGCGGCATCTTCGTGCCGTTGCGCGACGCTACCGCCGGCAAAGAGGGTGGAAGCTACGGTGCCGGAAGGTACCTCCTGGACACTGTGAAGGGCGCCTACCATGGTGTTCGCCGCATAGATGAACGGCAGGAGTTCATCCTCGACCTCAACTTTGCGTATAACCCCTCCTGTGCCTACAACGAAGCCTGGGCGTGCCCGCTTGCCGGTCCGGCCAACAGGCTCTCAGCCGAGGTACCGGTCGGCGAGCTGTATCTGGGAGCCGGCTAG
- a CDS encoding DM13 domain-containing protein, with amino-acid sequence MNGIGRMIRAHRVLASMAGVAVLIVVIVGAALFQPWRLFTSSRVNEALPVAPPASTLAVKTDPRVLGSGNFQSQEHQTTGTAQLLELPDGTRVLRLDNLASSDGPDVKVWLSSLDAGGDWYKYRSGRYVDLGPIKATHGNQNYVIPSGVDLSGLSSVVLWCDRFSVAFGSAQLV; translated from the coding sequence ATGAACGGAATCGGGCGCATGATCCGTGCTCACAGAGTCCTTGCCAGCATGGCGGGCGTGGCGGTCTTGATCGTGGTCATCGTTGGGGCCGCGCTGTTCCAGCCCTGGCGGCTTTTCACGAGCAGCCGCGTGAACGAGGCCCTGCCGGTGGCTCCTCCCGCTTCAACGCTGGCAGTCAAGACTGACCCGCGAGTGCTGGGCTCCGGCAATTTCCAGTCCCAGGAGCACCAGACCACTGGTACTGCACAGCTTCTGGAACTGCCCGATGGCACGCGTGTACTGAGGCTGGACAACCTGGCCAGCAGCGATGGTCCGGACGTCAAGGTCTGGCTCAGCAGCCTTGACGCAGGAGGCGATTGGTACAAATACCGCTCTGGTCGATATGTGGACCTGGGCCCCATCAAAGCCACCCACGGGAACCAGAACTACGTCATCCCATCTGGAGTGGACCTCTCCGGGCTGTCATCAGTGGTGCTCTGGTGTGACCGTTTCAGCGTTGCGTTCGGATCGGCGCAGCTGGTCTGA
- a CDS encoding fumarylacetoacetate hydrolase family protein, giving the protein MTSHLPRRIARVRPLDSQDLHEQFFVANDATDFDSESGKHWMVIDSPFQASRTNASSPARDGWEPGVEVSENAFRFLAPSVPANVLGMAHNTGQAGRDLPPQAFHKAASSVIGPGEAIQLSSNVGYVDPEAELTVVVGRTARGLTLETAGSAILGYTIGNDVSARDLQKTDELWISAKSQDTFTPAGPWIVTDLDTADLSIGIVHNGAGLKTASSADLGWKVDEIMVYLTSFMTLHPGDLVLTGFPAECARIQPGDTVVCRVEGIGELHNPVTTASWEDVPA; this is encoded by the coding sequence ATGACTTCCCACCTTCCCCGACGCATCGCCCGCGTCCGCCCCCTTGATTCGCAGGATCTGCACGAGCAATTCTTCGTGGCCAATGACGCCACGGACTTCGATTCCGAGTCTGGGAAGCATTGGATGGTTATCGATTCCCCTTTCCAGGCATCAAGGACAAATGCCAGTAGCCCCGCGCGCGATGGCTGGGAGCCAGGTGTTGAAGTGAGCGAAAATGCTTTCAGATTCCTTGCGCCATCCGTGCCCGCCAACGTCCTTGGCATGGCCCACAACACCGGGCAGGCGGGCAGGGACCTTCCCCCGCAGGCTTTTCACAAGGCTGCGTCGAGCGTCATCGGCCCCGGCGAAGCCATCCAGCTGAGTTCAAACGTGGGCTACGTGGACCCGGAAGCTGAGCTGACGGTCGTCGTCGGCCGTACCGCCCGGGGCTTGACGCTGGAAACGGCGGGGTCGGCAATCCTCGGCTACACCATCGGGAACGATGTCTCTGCACGCGACCTCCAGAAGACCGACGAACTCTGGATCAGCGCCAAGAGCCAGGACACCTTTACGCCTGCGGGTCCGTGGATCGTCACCGATCTGGACACCGCAGATCTTTCCATCGGGATCGTCCACAACGGCGCCGGGCTCAAAACCGCCAGCTCCGCCGACCTCGGCTGGAAAGTGGACGAAATCATGGTCTACCTGACCTCGTTCATGACCCTCCACCCCGGCGACCTGGTATTGACTGGCTTCCCCGCCGAGTGCGCGCGTATTCAGCCCGGTGACACCGTGGTGTGCCGGGTGGAAGGAATAGGCGAGCTCCACAACCCCGTCACCACTGCTTCCTGGGAGGACGTGCCCGCATAG
- a CDS encoding GtrA family protein yields METAADATELRPPPPAKPARTRHAGLLKYPLVRQLIRFTGVGILCTASSLALYALLRPWIDPQLANAVALIVTSLMNTALNRRLTFKIRGRRKRGQDHVHGLIVIVIALVITGGSLGILHLVSPEATVSEELWTTTLSGFVATGVRFTLLRHWIFRRARHV; encoded by the coding sequence ATGGAGACAGCCGCAGACGCCACCGAACTGCGCCCGCCTCCCCCCGCCAAGCCTGCGCGCACGAGGCATGCGGGCCTCCTCAAGTATCCCTTGGTGCGGCAACTGATCCGCTTCACCGGCGTCGGTATTCTCTGCACGGCGAGTTCGCTTGCCCTCTACGCGCTGCTGCGTCCCTGGATTGATCCCCAACTCGCCAACGCGGTGGCCTTGATCGTCACCTCGCTCATGAACACAGCGCTGAACCGCAGGCTGACCTTCAAGATCAGGGGCCGCAGGAAACGCGGCCAGGACCACGTGCATGGCTTGATCGTCATCGTTATTGCCCTGGTCATCACCGGCGGGAGCCTGGGCATCCTGCACCTTGTGAGCCCCGAGGCCACTGTCAGCGAAGAACTCTGGACCACCACACTCTCGGGCTTCGTCGCTACAGGGGTCCGGTTCACCCTGCTGAGGCACTGGATATTCCGCCGCGCCCGGCACGTCTAG